TAATTTAACTAGGGCTTTTTATTTAAATTTTTTAACGGGAAGTAGCTCAGCTTGGTAGAGCACTACGTTCGGGACGTAGGGGTCGCAGGTTCAAATCCTGTTTTCCCGATCAGATTTAACCGAAAATGACCAGTTAGTTAGGCGTCAATCATAGTGAGCTGGCGTTCCCTTAAAGGATGAGACTTTGTGCTCATCCTTTTTTGTGCTGTCAACTAGGTATTATTGACCGGTCGAATCAATTGAAAGCGACTGGTGGGCGTGCTATGCTGTAACAACCGTAGGGAACCGATGCGGCCGCGCTTTAGGTAAAATTCTTTGCAATTTCATATTATCCTCGTATAATGAAAGTCAATATTAGTCAAAGATAATGTAAAGGGTGAAGCTAATGCAAAGTCAAAATATCTCCGATATCATTGAAAAATATTTAAAAAGTGTTTTGGCGGACGCGGCGCATGTTGAAATTCGACGGTCAGAAATTGCGGATTTGTTTAACGTGGTTCCCTCCCAGATTAATTATGTGATTAAGACTCGTTTTACCATTCAAAATGGTTACTTGGTTGAAAGTAAACGTGGCGGTGGCGGGTATATTCGCATTGAAAAGGTTAATTTAGTCGATGATGCAGACGTTTTGGACACCCTGATTCAAGTGATTGGGGATTCCATTACGCAACGTGACGCCTACGCGGTCGTCCAAAGTCTTTATGAAGACGACGTGTTAAATCGTCGCGAAGCCCAATTAATTCTAGTTGCTACTGATCGGAATACCTTAAAGGTGGACGATCATGATTTAGAAAATAGCTTACGGGCGCGAATTATTATTGGTATTTTAAATCATCTACGTTATGAAAGTTAAAGAAAGCGAGGAATCGCAATGGATAACCTATTTACCCCGAGTGCCAAAAGTGTCTTAGTCTTAGCGCAAGAGCAGGCTAAGTATTTTAAACATCAAGCAGTTGGTACGGAACATCTATTATTAGCGTTGGCCATCGAGAAAAATGGGATTGCTAACAAGGTCTTGCAACAATATTCCGTGACTGAGGATGATATCCGTGAAGAAATCGAACGGTTTACTGGCTATGGGACTTTAAGCAATGTTGGTAAAGACACCTATTTACCCTATTCACCAAAAGCTAAAGAGATTTTATCAGTTGCCGGTGACGAAGCTAAGCGGCTTGGCGCTAATAAGATTGGCACCGAACATCTATTATTAGCGATGCTCTCTGATGAAAGTATCTTGTCCTCGCGAATTTTAATGAACTTAAATCTTGATTTAGGTCAGACCCGCAAAGTGGTCTTACGTAAGCTCGGTGTCAGTGATGCCATGGGTAAGCGTAAAGCTAATGCGCAAACGCGAAACGCCAAATCCACGGAAGGGACGCCAACCTTGGATTCCTTAGCGCGTGACTTAACGCAATTAGCGAGTGAACAAGAAATGGATCCAGTCGTTGGCCGTTCCAAAGAAGTCAAACGGGTCATTCAAATCTTGTCACGACGGACAAAAAACAACCCTGTGCTAATTGGTGAACCTGGGGTTGGTAAAACCGCGATTGCTGAAGGTCTGGCGCAAAAGATTATTGCAGGTGATGTGCCGAGTGATATGGCCGATAAACGCCTAATGATGCTTGATATGGGCTCATTAGTAGCGGGAACCAAATATCGTGGCGAATTTGAAGATCGCTTGAAAAAAGTTATCGACGAAATTTACAATGATGGGCATGTTATTTTATTTATTGACGAATTGCATACCTTAATTGGGGCCGGTGGTGCTGAAGGGGCGATTGATGCTTCTAACATCTTAAAACCCGCCTTAGCTCGTGGTGAACTTCAAACCATTGGGGCCACAACTTTAAATGAATATCAAAAGTATATTGAATCAGATGCAGCCTTAGAACGGCGTTTTGCGACCGTGATGGTCAATGAACCAACGCCAGCTGAAGCTGTTGAAATCTTAAGTGGGTTACGGCCACGCTATGAAGATCATCATCATGTCATGATTACCGATGAAGCGGTAGAACAAGCAGTCAAGCTTTCGAATCGCTACATTAGCGATCGATTCCTACCGGATAAGGCGATTGATTTAATGGATGAAGCCGCCGCTAAAGTGCGGATTGACCAAATGGATCAACCAACTAAGTTATCTAAAAATCAAGATAAGTTGACGCAACTTCGACAAGCTAAAGAAGCCGCGATTGAAGATCAAGACTTTGAACAAGCGGCCGATATTCGGAAACGTGAAATGAAATTAAAACAACGGTTAGCGACTTTAGCCGCTGATCAACAGGCTGAGGTTGCTGATGGCACAGCTCAAAAGTATCAGTTACAAGTGACGGGTGAAGATATTGCCCAAGTGGTGGCTGAATGGACTGGCGTGCCGTTGACACAGTTACAAAAGACTGAAAGTGAACGGTTGGTTAACCTTGAAAAAATCCTGCATCAACGAGTTGTTGGACAACCAGAAGCGGTTTCAGCAGTGGCTCGTGCTATTCGGCGGGCCCGGAGCGGCTTGAAAGATCCAAGTCGTCCCATCGGTTCTTTCATGTTCTTAGGCCCCACTGGGGTTGGGAAGACCGAATTAGCTAAAGCCTTGGCTGAAGCGATGTTTGGTTCAGAAGATAATATGATTCGAATTGATATGTCTGAATACATGGAACGGTATTCGACGAGCCGTTTGATTGGTTCGGCCCCTGGTTATGTCGGTTATGACGAAGGTGGCCAATTAACTGAAAAAGTTCGGCAAAAGCCTTATTCAGTCGTATTGTTTGATGAAGTTGAAAAAGCTCATCCAGATGTCTTTAATATTTTATTGCAAGTCTTAGATGATGGTTATTTAACCGATTCGAAGGGACGGAAAGTCGATTTCCGCAATACGATTTTGATTATGACGTCGAACTTAGGTGCGACAACGTTACGTGATGAAAAATCAGTTGGTTTCGGTGCGGCAGATAAGGCCAATGATTATCAAGCAGTTTCGGCGACAATTCGAGAAGAACTTCGAAAAGCCTTCCGACCAGAATTCTTGAACCGAATTGATGAAACCATTGTCTTCCACTCACTCAACCGTGAAGAATTACACGCGATTGTCAAGTTGATGGCGCAAGAAATTGTCGGTCGGGTTGCGCAACAAGGCATTAAAATTAAGATTACAGCGGCTGCCATTGATGTGGTTGCAAAGGCGGGCTTTGACCCTGAATACGGCGCACGTCCAATTCGACGAGCCTTGCAAACTGAAATCGAAGACCGGTTAAGTGAGTCCTTATTAACTGGCGAAATTAAAGTGAATGATCAGGTTACCATCGGTGCCCATAAAGGGACCATTACGGTTAATGTGAAAGCTCAACCGAAATCCGATGGTCGTTCGACAGTATCTTCAAGCTAATCTAAAGGTAAAGGGTAGGTCTGGAACTTCGGTTCTAGGCTTATTTTTTTATTTTAGAATTTGCGGCGTATTTCAAGACTGGCGACTAGCCAGGTTTTGGTGTAGATTATAATAGGAATTAAGAATGGAAAGAAGGTGGTCGCAATGGTAACACGTGCCGAACAGCTAGCACAAACGCATCAGGCGATTTTATCTGCTGCGCGCGAGTTGTTTTTGAAAGGTGGCTATGCCGCAACGAGCACTCGTGACATTGCCAATGCGGTTGGCATTACGCAACCGGCTTTGTATCATCATTTCAAAGATAAAGAAGTTATTTTCTTGGCCGTCATTACGACGGTCGGCGCTGAAATTAAAACAGGACTGGCCGCCATTTTAACTGATCAAACGCAGTCACCGTTAGAACAATTGACGGATGTATCGCTGTTGTTGACTCACAAGCATCCGGCAGATGTATTTACGTTAATTCATACGAGTTTTAAAGCACTAACTCGGGAGCACATTCAACAATTAGCCACGGTCTTTGCGACTGATTATGTGCAACCACTCCAAACGTTTTTTGAACAAGAACGGGTCACGTTGCAAGCCGGAGTTACACCACAAATGGCCGCTAATTTTTATTTGACCAGCTTGAGTCCGCTATTCAATCGGTTTCATCAGATTGGTGATCCCCAAGCTGATGAACGGGCTCAAGTGCAAACGTTATTGAAAATGATTTTATTTGGCGTGGCGACGCAAAATAAGTGAAGGTTCTAGATTGACAACTAACCGCGTTCGTTGTATATTATAACTTGTCTGTAACCGTGAACTCGAACAAACGCGCAATCTATTGTCTGCGCGGTTTGTTAATATAATCCCAAAAATAGTCCAACTTAAATGACTATTTTTGGTTTTTTTATGCCCAAAATTCGGTTTTTAGTGCATTTGTAACATAAATGTAATATAAGCGATGAGGGTCGAGGCACGGAATAATAAGAAGGGGTGAACAACTTGGCCGGACATTTAGTTAAATACGGTAAACACCGTACCCGTAGAAGTTATGCACGTATCAAGGAAGTTCTTGATTTGCCTAACTTGATCGAAATCCAATCTGATTCATATCAGTGGTTCTTGGATGAAGGTCTCCGGGAAATGTTTGAAGATATTTTGC
This genomic window from Lactobacillus sp. CBA3606 contains:
- a CDS encoding CtsR family transcriptional regulator, whose amino-acid sequence is MQSQNISDIIEKYLKSVLADAAHVEIRRSEIADLFNVVPSQINYVIKTRFTIQNGYLVESKRGGGGYIRIEKVNLVDDADVLDTLIQVIGDSITQRDAYAVVQSLYEDDVLNRREAQLILVATDRNTLKVDDHDLENSLRARIIIGILNHLRYES
- a CDS encoding TetR/AcrR family transcriptional regulator, which translates into the protein MVTRAEQLAQTHQAILSAARELFLKGGYAATSTRDIANAVGITQPALYHHFKDKEVIFLAVITTVGAEIKTGLAAILTDQTQSPLEQLTDVSLLLTHKHPADVFTLIHTSFKALTREHIQQLATVFATDYVQPLQTFFEQERVTLQAGVTPQMAANFYLTSLSPLFNRFHQIGDPQADERAQVQTLLKMILFGVATQNK
- a CDS encoding ATP-dependent Clp protease ATP-binding subunit — encoded protein: MDNLFTPSAKSVLVLAQEQAKYFKHQAVGTEHLLLALAIEKNGIANKVLQQYSVTEDDIREEIERFTGYGTLSNVGKDTYLPYSPKAKEILSVAGDEAKRLGANKIGTEHLLLAMLSDESILSSRILMNLNLDLGQTRKVVLRKLGVSDAMGKRKANAQTRNAKSTEGTPTLDSLARDLTQLASEQEMDPVVGRSKEVKRVIQILSRRTKNNPVLIGEPGVGKTAIAEGLAQKIIAGDVPSDMADKRLMMLDMGSLVAGTKYRGEFEDRLKKVIDEIYNDGHVILFIDELHTLIGAGGAEGAIDASNILKPALARGELQTIGATTLNEYQKYIESDAALERRFATVMVNEPTPAEAVEILSGLRPRYEDHHHVMITDEAVEQAVKLSNRYISDRFLPDKAIDLMDEAAAKVRIDQMDQPTKLSKNQDKLTQLRQAKEAAIEDQDFEQAADIRKREMKLKQRLATLAADQQAEVADGTAQKYQLQVTGEDIAQVVAEWTGVPLTQLQKTESERLVNLEKILHQRVVGQPEAVSAVARAIRRARSGLKDPSRPIGSFMFLGPTGVGKTELAKALAEAMFGSEDNMIRIDMSEYMERYSTSRLIGSAPGYVGYDEGGQLTEKVRQKPYSVVLFDEVEKAHPDVFNILLQVLDDGYLTDSKGRKVDFRNTILIMTSNLGATTLRDEKSVGFGAADKANDYQAVSATIREELRKAFRPEFLNRIDETIVFHSLNREELHAIVKLMAQEIVGRVAQQGIKIKITAAAIDVVAKAGFDPEYGARPIRRALQTEIEDRLSESLLTGEIKVNDQVTIGAHKGTITVNVKAQPKSDGRSTVSSS